From Neobacillus sp. PS2-9, the proteins below share one genomic window:
- the pyrH gene encoding UMP kinase → MYKRVLIKISGGALASENGDSFGAESLEHITDEIISLTSIGIEVSIVIGGGNIFRGNLSTQWGIDRVEADNIGTLGTIINSLMLRGVLKSKIDKEVRVMTSVPAPSVAEPYIRLKAVHHLEKGYIVIFGGGNGQPFVTTDYPSVQRAIEMNSDAIFVAKQGVDGVYTSDPKLTTDAKLYQNLNYDDVVKNHIQVMDQSALLLARDFAIPVHIFDFNEKRVMKRICLGEKVGTLISNEKTVLAEEI, encoded by the coding sequence ATGTATAAACGAGTATTGATAAAAATAAGTGGCGGTGCTTTGGCAAGTGAAAATGGGGATAGCTTTGGTGCTGAAAGTTTGGAACATATAACTGATGAAATTATTTCATTAACCTCTATTGGTATTGAAGTTTCTATTGTTATCGGGGGTGGAAACATATTTAGAGGTAATTTATCAACTCAATGGGGAATTGATCGGGTTGAAGCGGACAATATCGGTACATTGGGTACCATTATCAATAGTTTAATGCTAAGAGGAGTGTTAAAGTCGAAAATTGATAAAGAAGTACGAGTAATGACTTCTGTACCTGCCCCATCTGTTGCTGAACCTTATATACGGTTAAAAGCGGTTCACCATCTGGAAAAAGGGTATATTGTCATCTTTGGCGGAGGAAATGGGCAACCCTTTGTGACAACAGACTATCCAAGTGTACAAAGAGCAATTGAAATGAATAGTGATGCCATCTTTGTAGCTAAGCAAGGTGTAGATGGAGTTTACACTTCGGACCCGAAATTAACAACAGATGCAAAATTGTATCAGAATTTAAACTACGATGATGTAGTAAAAAACCATATTCAAGTTATGGATCAATCAGCGTTATTACTTGCTAGAGACTTCGCTATACCTGTACATATATTTGATTTTAATGAAAAGAGAGTCATGAAAAGAATTTGTCTGGGGGAAAAAGTTGGAACATTAATTAGTAATGAAAAAACAGTCCTTGCAGAAGAAATTTAA
- a CDS encoding Lrp/AsnC family transcriptional regulator, with protein sequence MKIDDIDKKIIVELSKNSRLSMSELGRRINLSSPSVTERVRQMESFGIIKKYTLEIDYEKLGLPIQCIIEATVKNGDYKRFKNYIESLPNVDFCYRIAGNACYMLKMQFENFSKAEEFIDTVNPYASTVTHFIFSEVQTNLNVNSQ encoded by the coding sequence ATGAAAATTGATGATATTGATAAAAAAATAATAGTTGAATTATCTAAAAACAGTCGTTTATCAATGAGCGAACTCGGAAGAAGAATTAATTTATCCTCTCCATCCGTAACTGAACGAGTAAGACAAATGGAGTCATTCGGAATAATAAAAAAGTATACTTTAGAAATTGACTACGAAAAACTAGGACTACCTATTCAATGTATAATAGAGGCAACGGTAAAAAATGGGGACTATAAACGATTTAAGAATTACATAGAAAGTCTTCCTAATGTTGATTTTTGTTACCGAATAGCGGGTAATGCTTGCTATATGCTTAAAATGCAATTTGAAAATTTTTCTAAAGCAGAAGAGTTCATTGACACTGTAAATCCATATGCTTCAACTGTTACACATTTTATTTTTTCAGAAGTCCAGACAAATTTGAACGTTAATTCACAGTGA
- a CDS encoding carboxymuconolactone decarboxylase family protein produces the protein MARINQSNFGKTAFQKLLGHNAKVMEAWSDLGEALEQDGLLSSKLKEQVRRTLAQSNGCEYCKAKGKPEPGTFDESTSVAVGFAEVFLKYPKGMVPDFAFEILNEYFSENEISELCAFISFTTAQHYFGAVMKLEPNGF, from the coding sequence ATGGCAAGAATCAATCAATCAAATTTTGGGAAAACAGCTTTTCAAAAGCTATTGGGTCATAATGCAAAAGTTATGGAGGCGTGGTCTGATTTAGGAGAAGCATTAGAACAAGACGGGCTATTGTCGTCCAAATTAAAAGAGCAAGTTAGAAGAACTTTGGCACAAAGCAATGGATGTGAGTATTGCAAAGCAAAAGGAAAGCCTGAGCCTGGTACGTTTGATGAAAGTACATCTGTTGCAGTAGGGTTTGCGGAGGTATTTTTGAAATACCCCAAAGGAATGGTCCCAGATTTCGCGTTTGAAATATTAAACGAGTATTTTTCTGAGAATGAAATTAGTGAGCTTTGTGCCTTCATTAGTTTTACCACAGCCCAACATTATTTTGGTGCAGTAATGAAATTAGAACCTAACGGGTTCTAA
- a CDS encoding methyltransferase domain-containing protein, with protein sequence MGIDFHSKKNGITYTTRKADNSWIKAIKDLVPIENISKALDIGCGGGIYSKALSNMGVVSVTGVDFSEAILEGARVNCKEYKNIYFKQGNALDTGLESNNFNLLLERALIHHIEDLQSCFNEAYRLLKDDGFYIIQDRTPEDCLLEGNDNHIRGHFFEFFPRLIEKETKRRHKSQFVIETLKEVGFREIQEVKLWETRKVYEGKEQLLKDLSERTGRSILHELDDKELKLLINRIDESISTNKNIVEKDRWTIWKAVK encoded by the coding sequence GTGGGGATTGATTTTCACAGTAAGAAAAATGGCATTACTTATACAACTCGAAAGGCTGACAATTCATGGATTAAAGCCATAAAAGACCTTGTACCAATCGAGAATATTTCTAAGGCTTTGGACATTGGATGTGGTGGAGGAATTTATTCCAAGGCATTATCAAATATGGGAGTGGTTTCTGTTACTGGTGTCGATTTTTCCGAAGCAATACTTGAAGGGGCAAGAGTTAACTGCAAAGAATATAAAAACATATATTTTAAGCAAGGAAATGCTTTGGATACTGGCTTAGAAAGTAACAATTTCAATTTATTGCTTGAAAGAGCATTGATACATCATATCGAGGATCTACAAAGTTGTTTTAACGAAGCATATAGATTGTTGAAGGACGACGGATTTTATATTATTCAAGACCGTACGCCTGAAGATTGTTTATTGGAAGGTAATGATAACCATATAAGAGGGCATTTCTTTGAATTCTTTCCAAGATTAATTGAAAAAGAGACTAAACGTCGACACAAGAGTCAATTCGTAATCGAAACCCTTAAGGAAGTTGGATTTAGAGAAATTCAAGAAGTTAAGTTATGGGAAACAAGAAAAGTGTATGAAGGTAAAGAGCAATTACTTAAAGACTTAAGCGAAAGAACTGGAAGAAGTATTTTACATGAATTAGATGATAAAGAATTAAAATTATTAATAAATCGTATAGATGAGTCTATTTCAACAAATAAAAACATAGTTGAAAAGGATAGATGGACAATTTGGAAAGCCGTTAAATAG
- a CDS encoding alpha/beta hydrolase, giving the protein MGEERYITVRNEKIYAKIIGKGEPLIFLHGGPGGEHRFFLPHLQDLSQYFTLIFYDQRGCGQSENAINEEYTMDGEVETLEALRQFFKIDKLNLIGESWGSMLALLYAAKYPNHVNKLFMTAAVGATKDGYFRFEKELLNRLTKDERIRLEELSPKVDRGEVDVAEIFKIIDPYYVYSPESLTKKTKTQSNARVNEWIGKDITENYDVSKDANKLSNIPILVAQGDQDIITPEILEQVLVNYIPHIEVREINNCGHWSVVEQPEQLQAMIKDFFQN; this is encoded by the coding sequence TTGGGAGAAGAGAGGTATATTACGGTTAGAAATGAGAAGATATATGCCAAAATCATAGGAAAAGGGGAACCCTTGATTTTTTTACATGGTGGACCAGGTGGGGAACATCGCTTTTTTTTACCTCATTTACAAGATTTATCTCAATACTTTACACTGATTTTTTATGATCAAAGAGGATGCGGGCAATCAGAAAATGCAATAAATGAGGAGTATACGATGGATGGAGAGGTTGAAACGTTAGAGGCTCTTCGTCAATTTTTCAAAATAGATAAACTTAATCTCATTGGTGAATCTTGGGGGAGCATGTTAGCCCTTTTATATGCCGCCAAATACCCTAATCATGTGAACAAACTATTTATGACAGCCGCGGTTGGTGCGACAAAGGATGGATATTTTCGTTTTGAAAAAGAACTGCTGAACCGATTAACAAAGGATGAAAGGATAAGGCTGGAAGAGTTATCACCTAAAGTGGACCGGGGAGAGGTTGACGTGGCAGAGATTTTTAAAATCATCGATCCGTATTATGTGTACTCGCCTGAAAGTTTAACGAAAAAGACGAAAACCCAATCAAATGCCAGGGTAAATGAATGGATAGGAAAAGACATTACGGAAAACTATGATGTTTCAAAGGATGCTAATAAGCTTAGTAACATCCCAATTTTGGTTGCACAAGGTGACCAGGACATCATTACTCCTGAAATCTTGGAACAAGTCTTAGTTAACTATATCCCTCATATTGAGGTAAGGGAAATTAATAACTGCGGTCATTGGTCGGTGGTCGAACAACCTGAGCAGCTTCAAGCGATGATTAAGGATTTTTTTCAAAATTGA
- a CDS encoding RNA polymerase sigma factor yields the protein MGLQESVLEELFHQYSPIIYRYILFVTKCKEEAEDLTQEVFINAYRGLPNYRGESSYKTWLYSIARNVIIDYYRKKRKVDRLIDLSLPDQNQLVPEEVLDRKEKTRILHRAIMELKLPYREIIILRKIKGYSIAETADILGCDEGKVKVTLHRALHRLKHKLNRDRWSFDDQSYFVS from the coding sequence ATGGGGTTGCAAGAATCTGTTTTGGAGGAACTATTTCATCAATATAGCCCTATTATTTACCGCTATATTTTATTTGTGACGAAATGTAAAGAGGAAGCGGAGGATTTAACACAAGAAGTGTTTATTAATGCTTACCGCGGATTACCCAATTATAGGGGAGAGTCGTCTTATAAGACTTGGTTATATTCTATTGCTCGTAACGTGATTATTGATTATTATCGAAAAAAGAGAAAGGTCGATAGGTTAATAGATTTGTCATTACCTGACCAGAATCAGCTGGTTCCTGAAGAAGTGTTAGATCGTAAGGAAAAAACACGAATTTTGCACAGAGCGATAATGGAGTTAAAGTTACCCTACCGAGAAATTATTATCTTACGAAAGATTAAAGGATATTCCATCGCTGAGACTGCCGATATACTAGGATGTGATGAGGGCAAAGTCAAAGTCACTCTTCATCGAGCCTTACATAGACTTAAACATAAGTTGAATCGAGATAGGTGGAGTTTTGATGACCAATCCTACTTTGTGAGTTGA
- a CDS encoding IclR family transcriptional regulator, producing MKKNNELQNNEKNKQENSSVQAVGRALSLLEIVAESIHSISIGELVEKSGMNRTTVWRLIGTLESFGYVERDPLTKGYQLGYAANRLAAQATNYGSLIRRARNSMEKLREETQETVLLSVPKHYGTLTVDQIDPEHSIRLVDYVNAYLPLHCTSNGKLLLSLLPPEELDILLGQPLEQMTPFTITNRDELLEEIQMVRRRGIATAVGELDENENGISAPIFDKRKNLIAFISVCGPNFRFTKEKMTALTDRIIGAAKEISKYLD from the coding sequence ATGAAAAAAAATAATGAATTACAAAACAACGAAAAAAATAAACAAGAAAATTCATCCGTTCAAGCAGTTGGCCGTGCCTTATCCTTGCTGGAAATCGTCGCGGAGAGCATCCATTCAATATCCATTGGAGAATTAGTAGAAAAATCAGGTATGAATCGAACGACTGTCTGGCGTCTGATAGGAACTCTTGAAAGTTTCGGGTATGTAGAACGTGATCCGTTAACAAAAGGGTACCAACTTGGATATGCTGCCAATCGACTAGCTGCGCAAGCAACCAACTACGGTTCCCTCATCCGACGGGCACGTAACAGTATGGAGAAATTGAGAGAGGAAACACAAGAAACCGTCTTGCTGAGTGTACCTAAACATTATGGAACATTAACCGTTGATCAGATTGATCCCGAACATAGTATCAGACTGGTGGATTATGTGAATGCTTACCTCCCCCTTCACTGTACGTCTAATGGGAAACTTCTATTAAGCTTGCTCCCTCCTGAAGAACTAGACATTCTATTGGGACAACCGCTTGAACAAATGACACCGTTTACCATTACAAATCGGGATGAACTACTTGAAGAAATTCAAATGGTCCGCAGAAGAGGAATTGCGACAGCAGTTGGAGAACTGGATGAAAATGAAAACGGCATTTCCGCTCCTATTTTTGATAAACGTAAGAATCTGATAGCCTTTATTAGCGTATGTGGTCCAAACTTTCGATTTACAAAGGAAAAAATGACAGCCTTAACCGACCGCATCATCGGTGCCGCAAAAGAAATCTCAAAATATCTGGATTAA
- a CDS encoding lyase family protein, with the protein MREESDQFGAVEISKDALYGIQTVRTMQNLSFSGRTLSQYSTYIESLALVKKAAALANQEAGIIDNIIGNAIMIACDSLIKGDYHEHFPIDILHGGGGIGTNMNMNEVIANLANELFGTPRGSYSPIHPADQVNASQSTSDVCHTAIRLAIMKRSEPLFAALDQLIEAIKSKAVEFQDVTTIARTCLQDGMRVQLGDTFSGYSQVINRRLLSLEEATSKLHFINLGGTVIGSGVGAPQAYRDTVVSKLCEVSGIDLAHRENLYDAAQNIDDLARVSSELRILASCLIKLAKDLRLLSSGPEAGFAEIQLPAVQAGSSFFPGKVNPVIPETLIQCCFQVIGCDSVVQSTLEHGELGLNVFEGAAGVNILDAMGMLEKALVTFTEKCIREIEANRERCEELSNSFIPLVVELKEKVGYTAAARLAKDKGNEEIKNLIQNGGFEYDTSNE; encoded by the coding sequence ATGAGGGAAGAATCAGATCAGTTTGGTGCAGTGGAAATTTCAAAGGATGCCTTGTATGGGATTCAGACGGTGCGTACCATGCAAAATCTCTCGTTTTCTGGTCGTACGTTGAGCCAATATTCAACGTATATCGAATCGCTCGCGCTGGTCAAAAAAGCGGCTGCTCTCGCCAATCAGGAAGCAGGAATTATTGATAACATCATTGGAAACGCCATCATGATTGCTTGCGACAGCTTAATCAAAGGTGATTACCATGAGCATTTTCCTATCGATATTTTGCATGGCGGCGGTGGAATTGGCACCAATATGAACATGAATGAGGTCATTGCCAATCTGGCGAATGAATTGTTTGGGACTCCAAGAGGAAGTTATTCTCCCATTCATCCCGCTGATCAAGTAAACGCTTCCCAGTCGACATCTGATGTGTGCCATACGGCCATCAGGCTAGCCATCATGAAAAGATCTGAGCCGCTTTTTGCCGCGTTAGACCAACTAATTGAGGCCATAAAATCAAAAGCAGTTGAGTTTCAGGACGTAACCACGATTGCTCGTACCTGCTTGCAAGACGGGATGAGGGTGCAGCTTGGTGATACCTTCAGCGGGTATAGTCAAGTGATCAATCGGAGGCTACTTTCATTAGAAGAAGCGACTAGCAAACTTCACTTTATTAATCTTGGTGGAACGGTGATCGGGTCCGGGGTCGGTGCTCCGCAAGCCTACCGGGACACAGTAGTATCCAAACTCTGTGAAGTTTCAGGGATCGATCTTGCCCACCGTGAAAATTTATATGATGCTGCACAAAATATCGATGACCTAGCGAGGGTTTCAAGTGAACTACGCATACTAGCTTCCTGTTTGATCAAGTTGGCTAAGGATTTACGCCTCCTTTCATCAGGGCCTGAAGCAGGATTCGCGGAAATTCAGTTGCCGGCTGTGCAGGCTGGATCTTCCTTTTTTCCTGGAAAAGTGAATCCTGTCATACCAGAGACGTTGATTCAATGCTGTTTCCAAGTGATTGGCTGTGACAGTGTTGTGCAGTCCACTCTCGAACATGGAGAATTAGGTCTTAACGTCTTTGAAGGGGCAGCAGGTGTAAACATATTAGATGCGATGGGGATGCTTGAAAAAGCACTGGTCACATTTACGGAAAAATGTATTAGAGAAATCGAAGCGAATCGAGAGCGATGTGAGGAGCTGTCCAATAGTTTTATCCCGCTTGTGGTGGAATTAAAAGAAAAGGTAGGCTATACAGCCGCCGCTCGACTCGCAAAGGATAAAGGAAATGAAGAGATAAAAAATCTGATCCAAAACGGAGGGTTTGAATATGACACAAGCAACGAATAG